The nucleotide window tttgccgctgccatcgccaCAGGCCGCTGGGGGAAAGCTGTTGATGCTGCGCTGGGGCAGGAACGCAGTGTGCTGCCTAATCCACGGCTGCGTCTTGTACAACTGCTCAAATGCGTCTTGTTCCTTGTGCGCCCATTCCATGTGCTTCTGCTCGTACGACACCGGATCCCACCAGACGTCCAGCACGCGCTCGGTCcacgcgctgcgccgcatGAAGAAAGAGCCAAGGTTGAAGCCCGAGCAGTCCTGCGACAGCACCATGTTGATGGAGCCGACGTTACCGTCACCAGTGGGACTTAGTGCATCGGGGTCGAGGTACGGATCGGTAAAGGGGTGCGAGATGTTGAGTGGGTTGTATTCGTTGATGTCGCGATAGACGTGCTTGCTTAGATCATCGAAGATGTGATCCTGCAATGAGTAGAAGGGCTCCATGACGATCGTGTTCAGGTCAAGCCACCAAAACCTGGAGACGGGTCAGTTCAACTGGTGCTGCACTGCAAGCAGAGGGGTCGGGGCCAGGAGGATTCCTTACCATTCGGCGTTGGGATACTTTCTCATGGCCGTCCGCATAAAGTCGACCTTCTCCCAGCTCTCACGCCACTCGTGGGCATACTTCTTCCGCGTCTTCATGTCCACGACCTCGAGATCGTAGCCCCATCGGTTCACGTAGTTGCGCTTGTTTCGAACGCTGTCTCTCTCGATGGCCCATTCCCGGGCACCCTTCCActccatgacgccgccgccgacgttgGCGCCCAGAATGATGACGAActtttcgccgccgccgccccaggaAGCTCTCCGCCAATGGTATATCAGAGCTTAATTATCGCGTCAGAAAACAGGCCGCTGCGAGGGTGCGTGCCGGGCAAAGATATGAATAGACTGGACTTACGAGAGTGATAAAAGATGTATATGCATAAAAAGGCGACGAATCCAATCAAAAGGCGTATCTTCATCTTCCGTCCCATGCGACCAAAGACGGATATTATCCTTCCGACCAGAGGAATGTTCTGGCCGGGCCATCGACCGCGCCCGAACTTGTCTTTGTCGGCGTAGTGGGAGTCGGCCGTGGGACCGAAACGCGGCAGGCTGCTCGATATGCGACGCATGTGGCGAGAGAAGAAACCCTGATTGTGTGTTGAGAAGGAAGGGTAGCCATTCGGCCCAAGATGTCGCATCTTGGCCGACTCCCACTGCACGGGACCGCCACTGATTGCCGCAGGGCTATTTCTGCCGCTGTTGAGGTTTAGGCCAGGGCTCGACCAGCCGCCACCGGGgaccggcgacgggctgcgaGACAAGGACATAGGAATCGCCGGGGTGCCTGCAGACAAAGGACCAGCACTGTCAGCGAATATATTGGATCAAGCTTTGCCACATGCCTGCAGAACGGAAGACGGAAGCCCATGACAGGCGAGGCTGCGAccgagcgacgaggagagctgCAGAGGAGCGAGGTTGCGACGTACCAATGATTGGTGACAGCGGAGCTTGATTGGCTTGCTTGGGGCGTATCTCGAGCAAGTTGCCAGATCGCGCCTCACTCAGCGTATGCGAACCAGCCGAtgaccgccgccggtggtgaGATGGGGCAGGCCGGTCGCTGACGGAGCTCGAAGAGCCGGCGGAGAGCTTGGCGGACGCCAGATTGACTGGTGGGCGAAGTCGCGAGGTCGAAAAGGTGACGGTTCAACACCAatggcggctggccggctggaACGGGATGCCGTATCGATCGACCGGAGGGAGGGACGAACGAGATTGCAGTGACGCGGAGTCGGGTGGGCGGATTGGCTAAAGTCGAGgtcgccggggggggggggtcttCTTGTCCCGGTTTCGACCTGGGTTGGAcagtcgagtcgagtcgagacgggacgaggcggtcgcgAATGGCGAATGGCGCAAGAATGGCGAACGGGGCGCTGTCGAACCACCAGCGGCTTGGTTGAAGACGGCTATCTGGCCCCTTTGCAGCAAGGGAGGACGCGGTGCCGACTCTTGGGCGCTCacaagggaaaaaaaaacgTGGGACGAGTTGGTTCCACGGGTCGCGCACACAGGAACGATTCCCCAGAGAGGCTGGAATGCGCGGGGAGACAGAGGCGCCGAGACGGGGTCCCTCAAGCCACCGGCGGTGAAACGGGGATGAGGCAGGctcggatgacgacgaggccgggcCGTTGAGGGTGTCGATGGTTGTTGCTGACGCAAGAAACCCCCCCGATGAGATCTGCGAGGCCACGAGAAATGTGGCTTGGACGTCGATGTACTACAGTTAGCAAAAGGCGCTGCACTGCCTGACAGGGGCGGCGTAATAATTTGGGGCGCTCAATTGTTGGTTGAGGTGAGGTGGCCCGGTGGGGGGGGCCTTGGAAGgctcgctcactcgctcactCGGTGGGTTCGGGGTCTCAGCGGGGGCCAGCCCCAGGGCACGGCATTAATCAGAGATAGTAGTACCCGTAGGCCGTACTAAGGCATGCACTGAGCGAGCACCCAAGTTCCTTGCGAATAAATGCCCTTGTCTGGCATCATTCGCACGATGGATGCGTAGGTAGGTAGATACCCAGCCAGGGACAATGCGGCGTGACGGGGTGCATCGGGGTGCCAGATATGATTCCTGTTCATACACGTACCTGGAAAAACAAGtctaccttagtagtaggTAGTTCGCGAGGGTTCTGGGCGCCCCGTCATGCAATCCAACCAAGGCGCCAAGCAGGGCGGAgtggccggcgcggcaggccAGCGCTGAACTGTCAATCTTGACCTAAAGTTACTTCCCTTCGAACGGGCGGGTTGTCTCCGGCCGGGACGTTCTCCTGGGCCGGCCCGGTCGTGGCGAGACAAGACGAGACGGTTCCGTCAAGGGGCCGCCGCACAGAGGCCGCAGAGAGGAACGTCCACCACCCGACACGGTAGATGGAAGGGCCCCGTCGTTGTTGGCCAGTGCTCcgcaccgcgtcgtcgcacggcgcaggctgcagctcgcgctaaagggggggggttgaCACGGTGCGCTGGAGAGGGGCCGGAGaccgggaggcggcgggatggTGCCGTGTGTGGCCCGGGACCAGGCAAGAGGGTGGGAGGAGGgtagaggaggaagaaggcgggcgAAGGGAACGAGCCAAGAAGTAATCGTATGGAACatggaggaggacaaggataagaagacgaagaagaagaagaggccaGATGGTAAGATGGGCGGCGGACATGGGCTTGGACCTCAGCTCCTGGTGAGGCGCTCATATGCGACTCGCTGGCCTGAGGCGGGCGATAGATAGCGCTCAACTTGGGCATGTTCttcgcgccgcagccctgTCAAGTAAATCCTGCCAACCGGGGACCGGCGCTGACGCTCTTCCCTACCACACCCAAGGCTGGGTGCGATATTATTGCAGCCGAACGATAATAGTAGGTTGCGGTGCCTCGTccgacgcggccaagggAGAATGGGGACAAGCATGGAGCCTGGAAATTGACAAGAAAAATCCATATGAAGGCCGCCATTCCGTTTCTCCAGAACCCAGCATTCGACGCTCGTTATTGGCCTCGCggggactggactggactggacgaACGGCCCCCCTTTACGCTGGATTGCCTGTGCGCTAGTAGTCAAACCTTATGGCAACTCCTCGTTGCATTCATTCCTGCGTCCCGTGGCCAGTGCCGTGCCGACGCATCGCCAACAATGGGCTCGACGGACGGTCGTCCGAAGCACACACCACGCAGGGGCTCGTGGGACCGTCAACCCGGGCGCTCGCTCCCccccatgccgtcgcccaaCAGGCGACCGGCATTGCGGCTGGGGCCCGTTTTCTCGGGCGCGAATGCTGAAGCGCATTTGCGGTGCTGCAAGGCATGTACATAACAGTTGCTAGGTACCTTCGATGATAAACAGGTTTGGAAGTCAATCGATAGTCCACTGACGGGAGGGCCCTCGCCAGGGATCCGCTACTATTGACAGGGACTTGTATGCGactactacctagtacttcgtagtagaTACTGCTAGGCGGGGACAGCCGTCAAAAGCTCTTCAGCGCGCGCACGTTTTTGTCGTTAGCACCGGTaggtggccatggcgacatgtccgtcgagcgtctcgtaTCGTCAAGACGCTCCCGCGCTAGGCGTCTTAGCTGCTTTGGTTGGCGCGTGCCAAGAGCCCGACAGGCAGGCCAGCTAATTTGAGACGGCAAACGAAGAGAATTGCTGGATTCCctgcgccgacggcagccagGGGGAGCAAAAGATTTCCCTCAGCCATGCAGACCACCGGGCTGTCGAGGACTGTAATACGGTACGTACCAAGTTCGTACTTGGCCTCATTGTTCCCATGAAGACGCGAGCCCAGGCTAGCATACCGCCGGTTCTGCCCTCGCCTCAGCCGCGTCTGGATAAGGTGCAGAACCAGCCCGCGCTGTAGTTGTCACCTCATCCCCGCCGAGCCTTGAAAGACACGGCAACTAACGTAAAGTAGTCTTTTTGTAAGAGCGCACGTAGTGTCAGGCCTCGCGCGATTGCACACAACCTGATCACGACATGCGGGGTCGCTTGAATCGAGCCTCGTGCAATCAAAAATAAATCGCCAGCCTGGCTTCCTTATTACATCCAGCAAACaggcttcgtcttcgtccagCCAAATCACGTGGCCTGCTCCACGAGATGCGGCCACGCCGCTCACCCGGATTGGCTTCAAGGCACCACCCTGGCTTGACGAACGAAGTTGGCGTGGCGCCGTGGTGAAAATCATGATTCATGACCATCCCGCCAGTCATGTGTCTGGGGAGTGCTGATGGCGCTTGCTTGTTGACGTTTGCTGGGCATCTGTCACTTGAACGGCGCCTACATACTTCGTGCGGCTTGAGAAGTGTCTATCGCGCAGGTCGCAAGACAAAGCCCCCCATGTCAGCGGCGACGTTGCGACGCATGGGCGCGTTGTGCGAGGGTAGTATTGTCTCGTTTAAGGTTTGCTAGGAAGGCTCAAGCACCAGCAGCCTCGGGAGATCGGCAGACGATTGAGGCGCGTTGAGATCAAATACGTTCATTCAACTACGGGCGCTCCAAATACGAAGAACAGCACT belongs to Purpureocillium takamizusanense chromosome 1, complete sequence and includes:
- the MNN10 gene encoding alpha-1,6-mannosyltransferase (EggNog:ENOG503NXHI~CAZy:GT34~COG:G~COG:M~TransMembrane:1 (i120-136o)); translated protein: MSLSRSPSPVPGGGWSSPGLNLNSGRNSPAAISGGPVQWESAKMRHLGPNGYPSFSTHNQGFFSRHMRRISSSLPRFGPTADSHYADKDKFGRGRWPGQNIPLVGRIISVFGRMGRKMKIRLLIGFVAFLCIYIFYHSPLIYHWRRASWGGGGEKFVIILGANVGGGVMEWKGAREWAIERDSVRNKRNYVNRWGYDLEVVDMKTRKKYAHEWRESWEKVDFMRTAMRKYPNAEWFWWLDLNTIVMEPFYSLQDHIFDDLSKHVYRDINEYNPLNISHPFTDPYLDPDALSPTGDGNVGSINMVLSQDCSGFNLGSFFMRRSAWTERVLDVWWDPVSYEQKHMEWAHKEQDAFEQLYKTQPWIRQHTAFLPQRSINSFPPAACGDGSGKNHSQYHYSEGDRDFLVNMAGCEWGRDCWGEMYHYRQYSYWLNRNPWERFKEDLVAVIWFKLTGKWVKL